In Nitrosophilus labii, the following proteins share a genomic window:
- a CDS encoding phosphomannomutase/phosphoglucomutase: MHSIFREYDIRGIFDIELNETIVKKIGYFLGKRVKKFGKYVAIGYDARLHSPTLFNWLTSGFNKAGVEVLSMGMVPTPVNYFSNYQEFDIEDKKITPSASVMITGSHNPPEYNGFKITIDKKPFFGEDIYKLGDEVVGSDIVIEDNEKYHFIDAKDKYIEYMNEKFSHISSLDKKIAVDCGNGVAGIVIEPIFNSLKLDFNSLYCEPDGTFPNHHPDPSEEENLKDLKEALKEADLGFAYDGDADRIAFLTKEHNFKGDELAIIFAKEIENPVVVGEVKCSGIMYEEINKIGKAIMYKTGHSNLKVKMKEVGADLAAEVSGHIFFADRYFGYDDAIYATLRVLELIKNGVDFDAQIAKLPKVYNTPEIKIETSEEKKFEIIEKLKESLKNPPADFPKIEEIIDVDGVRVVFEEGWALVRASNTTPVLVTRFEAKDKERAEYYQKKILEILDMIM, from the coding sequence TTGCATTCGATATTTAGAGAGTATGATATAAGAGGAATATTTGATATAGAGCTTAATGAAACAATAGTTAAAAAAATAGGTTATTTTTTAGGCAAAAGAGTAAAAAAGTTTGGTAAGTATGTTGCTATAGGATATGATGCGAGGCTGCATTCTCCAACTCTTTTTAATTGGTTAACTAGCGGGTTTAACAAGGCTGGAGTGGAAGTTTTAAGTATGGGGATGGTTCCAACGCCGGTAAACTATTTTAGTAATTATCAAGAGTTTGATATTGAGGACAAAAAGATAACTCCCTCGGCTTCAGTTATGATAACAGGTTCGCACAATCCTCCGGAGTATAACGGTTTTAAGATAACGATAGATAAAAAACCTTTTTTTGGTGAAGATATATATAAGCTTGGCGATGAGGTGGTAGGTAGCGATATTGTTATTGAAGACAATGAAAAATATCACTTTATAGATGCGAAAGATAAGTATATAGAGTATATGAACGAAAAATTTTCCCATATATCTTCTTTAGATAAAAAGATAGCCGTAGATTGCGGTAACGGCGTAGCTGGAATAGTAATAGAGCCTATTTTTAACTCTTTAAAACTAGATTTTAACTCTTTGTACTGCGAGCCTGACGGAACTTTTCCCAACCACCATCCAGACCCAAGCGAAGAAGAGAACCTAAAAGATCTAAAAGAGGCTTTAAAAGAGGCTGATTTAGGTTTTGCCTATGACGGAGATGCGGATAGAATAGCTTTTTTAACCAAAGAGCATAATTTCAAAGGAGATGAATTAGCTATAATTTTTGCTAAAGAGATAGAAAATCCGGTAGTCGTCGGCGAGGTAAAATGTTCCGGGATAATGTATGAAGAGATAAACAAAATAGGCAAAGCGATTATGTATAAAACGGGACATAGTAATCTTAAGGTAAAGATGAAAGAGGTAGGCGCCGATTTGGCGGCCGAAGTTAGCGGTCATATCTTTTTCGCCGATAGATATTTTGGTTATGATGACGCTATATACGCTACACTTAGGGTTTTAGAATTGATTAAAAATGGCGTTGATTTTGATGCTCAGATTGCAAAACTTCCAAAAGTTTATAATACACCTGAAATCAAGATAGAAACTAGTGAAGAGAAAAAGTTTGAGATTATTGAAAAATTAAAAGAGTCTTTAAAAAATCCCCCCGCGGATTTTCCAAAAATAGAAGAGATTATTGATGTTGATGGAGTAAGGGTTGTTTTTGAGGAGGGTTGGGCTCTTGTTAGAGCAAGCAATACAACACCGGTTTTAGTGACTAGATTTGAGGCTAAAGATAAAGAGAGGGCAGAGTATTATCAAAAAAAGATTTTAGAAATTTTAGATATGATTATGTAA
- the pyrC gene encoding dihydroorotase, translating into MQIKLNSPLDMHLHLRDGDMLKTVAPLSAKTFSGAIIMPNLVPPITTKEALLSYKERILKAIGRENFIPYMTLFFKTDYDYEFLKDIKDEILAIKLYPAGITTNSEDGVDNFSIDSLAPILEAMSELGIVLCVHGETNGFVMDREAEFIPIYEKIAKRFPKLKIIMEHITTKEAVEALDRYENLYATITLHHLFITLDDVAGGLLRPHLFCKPIAKRPEDRMALRKVAFSAHEKVMFGSDSAPHPRDKKEAPGCAAGVFTAPVALPALAQIFYEAGAIENLQKFVSQNAQNIYGVTPPLKEVILEMESFEVPKEYNGVVPMFAGESLSWRVKDVI; encoded by the coding sequence ATGCAAATAAAGCTAAATTCTCCTCTTGATATGCATCTACATTTAAGAGACGGCGATATGTTAAAAACTGTAGCGCCTCTAAGCGCCAAAACATTTAGCGGCGCTATAATTATGCCCAATCTCGTCCCACCAATAACGACTAAAGAGGCGCTTTTAAGCTATAAAGAGAGGATCTTAAAAGCTATAGGCAGAGAGAATTTTATACCCTATATGACACTCTTTTTTAAAACCGACTACGATTATGAGTTTTTAAAAGATATAAAAGATGAGATTTTAGCGATAAAGCTCTATCCTGCTGGGATTACAACAAACAGTGAAGATGGTGTGGATAATTTCAGTATAGATTCTTTAGCTCCTATTTTAGAGGCTATGAGCGAGCTTGGTATAGTTTTATGTGTTCACGGAGAGACGAACGGTTTTGTAATGGATAGAGAGGCTGAGTTTATCCCTATATACGAAAAAATCGCAAAAAGATTTCCCAAACTAAAGATTATCATGGAACATATAACCACAAAAGAGGCGGTAGAGGCTTTGGATAGGTACGAAAATCTTTACGCTACCATAACTCTACATCATCTTTTTATAACTTTGGACGATGTAGCAGGAGGTCTTTTGAGACCACATCTGTTTTGTAAACCGATCGCCAAAAGACCCGAAGATAGAATGGCATTGAGGAAGGTGGCTTTTAGCGCTCATGAAAAGGTGATGTTCGGAAGCGATTCCGCGCCTCACCCAAGAGACAAAAAAGAGGCTCCCGGATGTGCTGCCGGGGTATTTACGGCTCCCGTTGCTCTACCGGCTCTAGCGCAAATCTTTTATGAAGCGGGAGCCATAGAAAATCTTCAAAAGTTTGTTAGCCAAAACGCTCAAAATATTTACGGCGTTACACCTCCTTTAAAAGAGGTGATTTTAGAAATGGAGAGTTTTGAAGTTCCTAAAGAATATAACGGCGTCGTACCTATGTTTGCAGGTGAGAGTTTAAGTTGGAGAGTAAAAGATGTCATTTAA
- a CDS encoding response regulator transcription factor encodes MSFKILLLEDDKLFAETIEDFLEEENFIVSVVDDAKKALNRCYKGKYDLYIFDVKVPYMSGFDLLKELRNSGDDTPTIFITSLKEKEDLSEGFMAGADDYLKKPVDLEELLFRIKAILKRSVGEELISFGEFRFDMKRKILTKNDKEIELNPKELELLALLLKNRGKTVTKEMIFETLWNPDEIISEGALRVYINNIKKTIGKEYITNIRGVGYRFEK; translated from the coding sequence ATGTCATTTAAAATACTTCTTTTGGAAGATGATAAACTTTTTGCCGAAACGATAGAGGATTTTTTAGAAGAGGAGAACTTTATCGTAAGTGTTGTGGATGACGCTAAAAAAGCGCTTAATAGGTGTTATAAAGGAAAATATGATCTATATATATTTGACGTAAAAGTTCCTTATATGAGCGGATTTGATCTTTTAAAAGAGTTAAGAAACTCCGGAGATGATACTCCTACTATCTTTATAACTTCGCTAAAAGAGAAAGAGGATCTATCAGAAGGTTTTATGGCCGGAGCCGACGATTATCTAAAAAAACCGGTAGATCTTGAGGAACTTCTTTTTAGAATTAAAGCAATTCTTAAAAGAAGTGTTGGAGAAGAGCTTATCTCTTTTGGAGAGTTTAGATTTGATATGAAAAGAAAGATCTTAACGAAAAACGATAAAGAGATAGAGTTAAACCCAAAAGAGCTTGAACTATTGGCGCTTCTTTTAAAAAATAGAGGAAAAACCGTTACGAAAGAGATGATTTTTGAAACTCTTTGGAATCCAGACGAGATTATAAGCGAAGGGGCATTAAGGGTGTATATAAACAACATTAAAAAAACTATAGGTAAAGAGTATATAACAAATATAAGAGGGGTTGGTTACAGATTTGAAAAATAG
- a CDS encoding sensor histidine kinase gives MKNSSEIIKFLILFVIISAILLIIQFITLKFLGFTEENFMYASLITLFFSIFFGFLLSKFSLTSVIQTNRLLDRLLKDTLHELNIPVATILANVSMIKRREKDEKKLKRLSRIQKASEQLLNLYKDLDYFIKREIQKVNYEVFNLKELVEDRINFFEDVKNSIEIYTDLKEVYVKADKSGFSKTIDNLLSNAIKYNKKDGFIKIVLNKKELVFEDSGIGMDESEIVKIFERYYQSSDSKSGYGIGLNIVKSFCDENGILISIDSKKGIGTKISLNIQKILT, from the coding sequence TTGAAAAATAGTTCTGAAATAATAAAGTTTTTAATCTTATTTGTCATTATTAGCGCTATTTTACTTATAATCCAGTTTATAACTTTAAAATTTTTGGGATTTACCGAAGAAAATTTTATGTACGCCTCTTTAATCACTCTATTTTTTTCTATATTTTTCGGTTTTTTGCTCTCTAAATTTTCTCTAACTTCGGTGATACAAACAAATAGACTCTTAGATAGACTTTTAAAGGATACCCTGCATGAACTCAATATTCCCGTAGCTACTATTTTAGCAAACGTTAGTATGATCAAAAGAAGAGAAAAAGATGAAAAGAAGCTAAAAAGATTATCAAGGATCCAAAAAGCATCCGAGCAGCTTTTAAATCTTTACAAAGATTTAGACTATTTCATAAAAAGAGAGATACAAAAAGTTAATTATGAGGTGTTTAATCTTAAAGAGTTGGTAGAAGATAGGATAAACTTTTTTGAAGACGTAAAAAATAGTATTGAAATATATACAGATTTAAAAGAGGTTTATGTAAAAGCTGACAAAAGTGGTTTTTCAAAAACTATAGACAATCTTCTCTCAAACGCTATCAAATATAACAAAAAAGATGGTTTTATAAAAATAGTTCTTAACAAAAAAGAGCTTGTTTTCGAAGATAGTGGCATAGGGATGGATGAGAGCGAGATTGTTAAGATTTTTGAGAGATATTATCAATCTTCCGATTCAAAAAGTGGGTACGGTATAGGACTCAATATCGTTAAATCTTTTTGTGACGAAAATGGTATATTGATTTCAATAGATTCAAAAAAGGGAATTGGTACGAAAATTTCATTAAACATTCAGAAAATTTTAACTTAA
- the exbB gene encoding TonB-system energizer ExbB translates to MHGLKELVDYGVIGLLGVMSFVAVWLAIERYLFYRKVDLNKYKDKNELEIDLSNNLSMIATIASNAPYIGLLGTVLGIMLTFYTMGQQGMVQTKEIMIGLALALKATAMGLIVAIPASIFYNLLIRKMEVLIAKWESMHEN, encoded by the coding sequence ATGCATGGTTTAAAAGAGCTTGTGGATTACGGAGTAATAGGATTATTGGGGGTTATGAGTTTTGTAGCGGTGTGGCTAGCGATAGAGAGATATCTTTTTTATAGAAAAGTTGACTTAAACAAATATAAAGATAAAAACGAGTTAGAGATAGATCTTAGCAACAATCTTTCTATGATTGCTACCATAGCTTCAAACGCTCCTTATATAGGACTTTTAGGAACGGTTTTAGGGATAATGCTTACATTTTATACGATGGGACAACAGGGGATGGTTCAGACTAAAGAGATTATGATAGGTTTGGCTCTAGCTCTTAAAGCAACTGCTATGGGTCTGATTGTAGCTATTCCCGCTTCTATTTTTTACAATCTTCTTATAAGAAAGATGGAAGTTTTGATTGCAAAATGGGAAAGTATGCATGAAAATTAA
- the exbD gene encoding TonB system transport protein ExbD, whose protein sequence is MKIKKFDSINVIPFIDIMLVLLVIVLTTASFIAKGAIPLDLPKGESSKELPLKKIEISITKEGRIFYNSKETNIEELKGLLAKVNKKDNVVIRSDKNSKFEYFVQVIDILKNRDIDNITIVTVK, encoded by the coding sequence ATGAAAATTAAAAAGTTTGACTCTATAAACGTAATACCTTTTATAGATATTATGTTGGTTTTATTGGTTATCGTTTTGACAACCGCTTCTTTTATAGCTAAAGGGGCTATACCTTTAGATCTTCCTAAAGGTGAGAGCTCAAAAGAGCTTCCTTTGAAAAAGATAGAGATATCTATAACGAAAGAGGGAAGGATATTTTATAACTCAAAAGAGACTAACATTGAAGAACTTAAAGGGTTACTTGCAAAAGTTAACAAAAAAGATAATGTTGTGATTAGAAGCGATAAAAACTCAAAGTTTGAATATTTTGTTCAGGTTATCGATATCTTGAAAAATAGAGATATCGACAATATAACTATAGTTACCGTAAAATAG
- a CDS encoding energy transducer TonB produces MKKSFFLSLLFHTILFSAFFYLFEELEIAKKGEKVISVTMLELKKVALSNNSCNCGCNVPKPKEVKKKEPVKKIEKKIEQKPKPEPKPEPKPKPKPKPKPKPKPKPKPKSKPKSKPKPKPKPKPEPKPEPKPKPEPKPKPEPKKENTFKENVEKIQEIKDTDELQKVADTSELCEDTAVVNKTSVAKPAMSQKEFNLFLSKIKEAVERHKKYPRIARRLRKEGVVIIEFKLYPNGEIKELKILQSAGKILDRCTKKCIEKASLEFPKPLETVVLKIPIEYKLRN; encoded by the coding sequence ATGAAAAAAAGTTTTTTTCTCTCTTTACTTTTTCATACTATTTTGTTTTCTGCCTTTTTTTATCTTTTCGAGGAGCTTGAAATTGCAAAAAAAGGGGAAAAAGTAATATCGGTAACTATGTTAGAGCTAAAAAAGGTTGCTCTTTCAAACAACTCTTGTAATTGTGGATGTAATGTTCCTAAGCCAAAAGAGGTTAAAAAAAAGGAACCGGTAAAAAAGATTGAAAAGAAGATAGAACAAAAACCCAAGCCTGAACCCAAACCTGAACCCAAACCAAAGCCAAAGCCCAAACCGAAACCCAAGCCAAAACCCAAACCGAAACCCAAATCGAAACCCAAATCGAAACCCAAGCCGAAACCCAAGCCGAAACCTGAACCTAAGCCCGAACCTAAGCCTAAGCCTGAGCCAAAACCTAAACCGGAACCTAAAAAAGAGAATACTTTTAAAGAGAACGTAGAAAAGATTCAAGAGATTAAAGATACAGATGAACTTCAAAAAGTTGCCGATACCTCTGAGCTTTGTGAAGACACTGCGGTAGTTAACAAAACTTCTGTGGCAAAACCCGCAATGAGTCAAAAAGAGTTTAATCTCTTTTTAAGTAAGATAAAAGAGGCGGTAGAAAGACACAAAAAATATCCAAGAATCGCAAGAAGACTTCGTAAAGAGGGGGTGGTAATAATTGAGTTTAAATTATACCCCAATGGAGAGATAAAAGAGTTAAAAATCTTACAAAGTGCGGGAAAGATTTTAGATAGATGTACTAAAAAATGTATAGAAAAAGCCTCTTTAGAGTTTCCAAAACCTCTAGAAACCGTAGTTTTAAAGATTCCAATCGAGTATAAACTTAGAAATTAA
- a CDS encoding nitrous oxide reductase accessory protein NosL: MKIFLRIFAVFTLLFVFGVSLQAAKFSKMSQNPQLIQEGDTKMWCGICGMNLKMFYKTSHAVILKDGTKKQYCSIRCLAVDYPNIKDKIKEILVADAKSDKLIPAKKAFYVVGSKVPGTMSRVSKIAFASKKDAQDFVKKYGGEIVDFDIAFKMAKGSLKKDIAMVQNKKRKMMYPKGKMIYKKMCKEDIDKSKFKNIAQLKSYILKSGVCGNVKGKKLQALALYIWEVKGNDNKEQKLRISVPKKAKCPVCGMFVSKYPRWAAEVVTKDNKKLYFDGVKDMFKFLLDPNKYGYENLKVKRVLVTDYYHQVAIPAKRAYYVIGSDVLGPMGNELIPFKYKKDAKTFLKDHKGKKILRFKEIDQKVIEELE, from the coding sequence ATGAAGATTTTCCTAAGGATATTTGCTGTATTTACACTATTGTTTGTCTTTGGCGTTTCATTGCAAGCTGCGAAGTTTTCGAAAATGTCACAAAATCCTCAGTTGATCCAAGAGGGTGATACGAAGATGTGGTGCGGTATATGTGGGATGAATTTAAAAATGTTTTACAAAACTTCTCACGCCGTAATTTTAAAAGATGGAACAAAAAAGCAGTACTGCTCTATTAGATGTTTAGCCGTAGACTATCCAAACATAAAAGATAAGATAAAAGAGATTTTAGTTGCCGATGCAAAATCGGATAAACTTATACCGGCTAAAAAGGCTTTTTACGTTGTGGGAAGCAAAGTTCCGGGCACAATGAGTAGAGTGAGTAAAATCGCTTTTGCTTCCAAAAAAGATGCTCAAGATTTCGTCAAAAAGTATGGAGGAGAGATAGTCGATTTTGATATTGCTTTTAAAATGGCTAAAGGTAGTTTGAAAAAAGATATTGCGATGGTGCAAAATAAAAAACGTAAGATGATGTATCCAAAAGGAAAAATGATATATAAAAAGATGTGTAAAGAGGATATTGATAAGTCAAAATTTAAAAATATCGCGCAGTTGAAAAGTTATATATTAAAAAGCGGTGTTTGCGGTAATGTAAAAGGTAAAAAACTTCAAGCTTTAGCTCTATATATCTGGGAGGTTAAAGGTAACGATAATAAAGAGCAAAAACTAAGAATCTCTGTTCCAAAAAAGGCAAAATGTCCCGTTTGCGGTATGTTTGTCTCAAAGTATCCTAGATGGGCTGCCGAAGTGGTTACAAAAGATAACAAAAAGCTCTATTTTGACGGCGTAAAAGATATGTTTAAATTTCTTTTAGATCCTAATAAGTATGGTTATGAAAATCTAAAGGTAAAAAGAGTTTTGGTTACCGACTATTATCATCAAGTAGCTATACCTGCAAAAAGGGCATATTACGTTATAGGTAGTGACGTTTTAGGACCTATGGGAAACGAGCTTATACCTTTTAAATATAAAAAAGACGCTAAAACATTTTTAAAAGATCATAAAGGTAAAAAGATATTGAGATTTAAAGAGATTGACCAAAAGGTGATTGAAGAGCTTGAATAG
- a CDS encoding ABC transporter permease — translation MNLKLLDFSIGSLKRRFWKNFSIFLIFSCLISLLFSIFLISFSIKKELYLTLDSLPEIYLQKVAAGKMENMSLERVFEVEDIAGVESAYPRIWGYYYYQRAGVNFSVVGLDFDLPSFKKSFNGAIESFSNVSDKKFMVVGEGVKRILQENFYTDSFNFIKPDGDFLNLKIAGVFKADSSLESSDTILVPIEIAREIFDLAEEEITDIVVKVPNPLEVKTVAEKLRNLYPDCRVITKEDIKASYQNVFDFKSGIFLTLFITSFFAFFILVFEKASSVGREQIKEIGILKALGWEISDILKLKFLESSLLSLSSFIVGFLISYFWVYILNAPLLKNIFTGYSVLKPKFELIPVFDPGLFVTIFLATVPIYIAATIIPSWRASVIDPEEAIR, via the coding sequence TTGAACCTAAAACTCCTTGATTTTTCTATCGGTTCATTAAAAAGAAGATTTTGGAAGAACTTTTCTATCTTTTTGATCTTCTCTTGTTTAATATCGCTGCTATTTTCAATATTTTTAATCTCCTTTTCAATTAAAAAGGAGCTCTATTTAACTCTTGATTCACTTCCCGAAATCTATCTACAAAAAGTGGCTGCCGGGAAGATGGAAAATATGAGTTTAGAGAGAGTTTTTGAAGTTGAAGATATAGCCGGTGTCGAAAGCGCCTATCCAAGGATATGGGGATATTACTATTATCAAAGAGCCGGGGTCAATTTTAGCGTTGTCGGTTTGGATTTTGATCTGCCTAGTTTTAAAAAAAGTTTCAATGGGGCTATAGAGAGCTTTAGTAATGTTAGCGATAAAAAGTTTATGGTAGTAGGTGAGGGCGTAAAAAGGATCTTACAAGAAAATTTCTACACCGACTCTTTTAACTTTATAAAGCCTGACGGAGATTTTTTAAATCTAAAAATTGCCGGTGTTTTTAAAGCCGACTCCTCCCTTGAGAGCAGCGATACAATTTTGGTTCCGATAGAAATCGCAAGAGAGATTTTTGATCTTGCCGAAGAGGAGATAACAGATATCGTAGTAAAGGTTCCAAACCCTTTAGAAGTAAAAACCGTAGCCGAAAAACTAAGAAATCTCTATCCCGACTGCAGGGTTATAACAAAAGAGGATATAAAAGCTTCATATCAAAACGTTTTTGACTTTAAAAGCGGCATTTTTCTAACTCTTTTTATCACTTCTTTTTTCGCTTTTTTTATACTAGTTTTTGAAAAAGCGAGTTCCGTTGGCAGGGAGCAGATAAAAGAGATAGGGATACTAAAAGCTTTGGGTTGGGAGATCTCGGATATCTTAAAACTAAAGTTTTTAGAGAGTTCACTACTCTCACTTAGCTCTTTTATAGTAGGTTTTTTGATAAGCTATTTTTGGGTCTATATACTTAATGCGCCTCTTTTAAAAAATATTTTTACCGGTTATTCCGTGTTAAAACCAAAGTTCGAGTTGATACCAGTTTTTGATCCTGGACTTTTTGTAACGATATTTTTAGCTACGGTTCCTATATATATCGCAGCTACGATAATACCCTCTTGGAGAGCTTCGGTAATAGATCCGGAAGAGGCGATAAGATAG
- a CDS encoding ABC transporter ATP-binding protein, whose product MIVVKNVTKIYNFETNKEIVALKDINFNVKSGEFVILMGPSGSGKSTLLSVIAALTKPTEGRVIVKNEPLSKLSDRFAALFRRENIGFIFQKFNLLEDLSVFDNVILPLIPSDISSKLLEEKAYEAMRKFSIEHKKDEKVRKLSGGEQQRCAIARALINNPNIILADEPTANLDAKLTADFIEILRGLKKEGKTIIVATHDPRFEKLDFIDTLVYIQDGTIVKNSAIQRVE is encoded by the coding sequence ATTATTGTTGTAAAGAATGTAACAAAAATTTACAATTTTGAAACTAATAAAGAGATCGTTGCTTTAAAAGATATAAATTTTAATGTAAAATCGGGTGAATTTGTTATTTTGATGGGGCCAAGCGGTAGCGGAAAGAGTACTCTTTTATCCGTAATAGCCGCATTAACAAAGCCGACAGAAGGAAGAGTTATAGTAAAAAATGAGCCTTTATCGAAACTTTCAGATAGATTTGCCGCACTTTTTAGGAGAGAAAATATAGGGTTTATTTTCCAAAAGTTTAATCTTTTGGAAGATTTGAGCGTTTTTGATAACGTAATATTACCGCTAATTCCTTCCGATATATCCTCAAAACTTCTTGAAGAAAAAGCGTACGAGGCGATGAGAAAGTTTTCTATAGAACATAAAAAAGATGAAAAGGTTAGAAAGTTATCGGGCGGTGAACAGCAGCGCTGCGCTATAGCTAGAGCTTTGATAAACAATCCTAATATAATCTTAGCCGATGAACCTACAGCAAATCTAGACGCTAAATTGACCGCCGATTTTATAGAGATTTTAAGAGGATTAAAAAAAGAGGGCAAAACCATAATAGTCGCTACACACGATCCGAGATTTGAAAAGTTGGATTTTATCGACACTCTAGTATATATTCAAGATGGAACAATCGTAAAAAATAGTGCGATACAAAGAGTTGAGTGA
- a CDS encoding IS256 family transposase produces MRNNSKKIDETKIFKEIMTQFVVDEDPLLSMMKWMMEQLMKIESEMKVGAKKGEHNSERKSYFSGYRPRRFDTRLGTVYLMVPKIRKGGYIPFFITERKRSEQALIAMVQEAYVNGVSTRKIERLAKELGIENISASQVSQINKGLDEQVKEFRNRPLQKEYPFVWVDALYEKVRNYEGRVVSTAIMIAYGVTLEGKREVLAIEPFVNESVESWKSFFDKLKQRGIEKIALLVSDAHLGIQKAFKESFIGASWQRCKVHFMRNILAHVPPKAKEKFAAKLKQIWLQNSKKEAYLIAQAIIDEYGKKFPEATQVLQNGLEDSLQFYHFPQIDKRRISSTNVLERINKEIRRRSKVVSVFPSRESYIRLITTYLMEYTEDWEIERSYIHPQKLQEVMEIYEVQLKAA; encoded by the coding sequence ATGAGGAATAATAGCAAAAAAATAGATGAAACAAAAATATTCAAAGAGATAATGACACAGTTTGTAGTTGATGAAGATCCACTTTTATCAATGATGAAATGGATGATGGAACAGTTGATGAAGATAGAGTCCGAGATGAAAGTTGGAGCTAAAAAAGGTGAGCATAATAGTGAGAGAAAAAGCTATTTCAGCGGTTATCGTCCAAGAAGATTCGATACAAGACTAGGCACTGTATATCTGATGGTTCCAAAGATCAGAAAAGGAGGCTATATTCCATTTTTCATAACAGAGAGAAAAAGGAGCGAACAGGCTTTAATTGCAATGGTACAAGAGGCATACGTTAATGGAGTATCCACAAGAAAGATAGAGCGTTTAGCCAAAGAGTTGGGGATAGAAAATATTAGTGCTTCGCAAGTATCTCAAATCAATAAAGGGCTAGATGAACAAGTAAAAGAGTTTCGAAACAGACCGCTGCAAAAAGAGTATCCATTCGTTTGGGTTGATGCTTTGTATGAGAAAGTGAGAAACTATGAAGGAAGAGTGGTATCTACCGCTATTATGATAGCTTATGGTGTGACATTGGAAGGAAAAAGAGAAGTATTGGCGATCGAGCCTTTTGTCAATGAAAGCGTAGAGAGCTGGAAGAGTTTTTTTGATAAACTCAAACAAAGAGGCATAGAAAAGATTGCCCTTCTTGTCAGTGATGCACATTTAGGGATTCAAAAGGCTTTCAAAGAGAGTTTTATTGGCGCATCATGGCAACGGTGTAAAGTCCATTTTATGCGTAATATCCTGGCTCATGTTCCACCTAAAGCAAAAGAGAAATTTGCAGCCAAACTCAAACAAATCTGGCTGCAAAACAGCAAAAAGGAAGCTTATCTTATAGCCCAAGCTATTATCGATGAATATGGCAAAAAATTCCCTGAAGCTACCCAAGTGCTTCAAAATGGATTGGAAGACTCTTTGCAGTTTTATCACTTCCCGCAAATTGATAAAAGGAGGATAAGTTCGACAAATGTGTTAGAAAGAATCAACAAGGAGATTAGAAGACGCTCTAAAGTAGTATCTGTTTTTCCATCAAGAGAGTCCTATATTAGACTCATTACCACATACTTGATGGAGTACACTGAAGACTGGGAGATTGAGAGAAGCTATATTCATCCACAAAAGCTTCAAGAGGTGATGGAAATCTATGAGGTGCAGCTTAAAGCTGCTTGA